GTTTGGCCACGTTCATCAGCTCCCATCTGAACAGGAATGAGTTCCGGATAGTCTTCTCGAGGAGCGCTTGCACGTACTGCGGCTCGATCGCAGCCAGCGTCTGCTGTACCGCATCGCGGGATACCGCGCGCCCGGATCGCACTTTTATTCGATACGGATCGATCTCCATGGCGATGTCCATGCCGAGCCGCGCCCCGAGCAGGGTAATGAGCAGCCGGCCAAAGGTCTCGTTCACCTGATGCCCCCAGCACGTGTTGAAGACCACTTCCTGGTGATCGCTGGCGATCTCAATGACCAGTGTCTGCGCTGTCGGCACCGGGTAGTCCTGCTCCAGCTGTTGGCTGAGCAGAGCGATCAGCGACTCGAAGCAGCCCGCGGACACGCCATACTCCTGTTCCAGCTCGTTGTTCAGGTCTGCGGTGCTCACGCCGCGGGCACGAGCAGCAGCAATGCGTGCACGCAGCTGACCGACGTCCTGCGCGATCACGAACGGAACAGGGATCTCCTCGCCCTCCCAGTTCGGGATCTCGCCCTTGCGTTTCACGCCCGGCTCGACCCTGAGCTTCGCGAGGCCGTCCTCAGCGTCGAGTTCGGTATCCACGATCCGCCAGGTATCGCCCTTCGCCACGAATAACGCGCCGGGATCTGCGAAGTTGAGCGCGAACCGTTCGTCAAGCATACAGATAAGCTTCCCGCTCACGATATCGTACACCTCGATCTTGCGCTCGTCCGGGATCATGGAGAGGTTCTCATAGTAATAGGCGCGTGTGCCTTTACTGCGCCAGAGCTTTTCGGCCTCGTATTTCACCAGGCCTTCAGCCTCCAGTTGCGCGATCACGCGCAGCAGCGCCTCACGGGTGAGATCCCTGAACGGATATGCGCGTATAAGCACGGCCCGGAGCTTTTCCAGGCTGATCACGCTGGTATCGAGCAGTAGCCCGCAGATCTGGTTCGCCAGCACGTCCATCGAGCCCTCTTTCAGCTTGATATCCTCGATCTTACCGCCCTTTGCGCGCTCTGTAATCACCACCGCTTCCGCGACATCGTCCGGAGAGAGCGCGATGATCTTCCCGCTGGAGGTCGTCTGGAACGAGTGCGAGGCACGCCCCACACGCTGCACGAGACGTGTCACTTCTCGTGGCGATGCGTACTGGACGACCATATCGATCGTGCCGATATCAATGCCGAGCTCCATCGAGCTAGTGCAAATGAGCCCTTTGATCGCGCCGCTTTTCAGGCGATCCTCGGCTTCGATTCGCATCTCTTTGGAGAGTGAGCCGTGGTGCACACCGATCAAGCCGGGCTCAAACCGGTTCATGATAGAGCCGAGCATCTCCGCGGCCCGTCGCGTGTTCACAAAGATCAAGGTCGATTCGTTACCTTCAGCGTTCACGATCTCCCGCAGCGCCCGCACGTGTGCCAGTACATCAGGCTCGACGCCGGCGCTCTGGGCCGCCCGCATATCCTGCGGTGCTCGTTGCGGGCTCAGCACCGCGATCTGAAGCGCTTTCGTGGATACGGTATTGACCACCTGCATCGTGCGGCGCTGGCCTGCGAAGTACTTCGCTACCTGCTCGGGATTGCCCACGGTTGCGGAGAGACAGATGCGCTGGAACCCGCCTGCAAGTTCCGCGATGCGCTCGAGCGCGATGGTTAGCTGCGCGCCGCGTTTCGAGTTTGCCAGCTCGTGCACTTCGTCGAGGATCACGTGCCTGACGGATTTCAGGTGCTCCCGCAGCCGCGCGCCCGGGATCATTGCCTGGATCGTTTCCGGTGTGGTGATCAGGATATCGGGTGGCTCGAGCGCCTGCCTTCGCCGTGCGTACATGCTCGTGTCGCCGTGACGCACATCGATACGGAGCTCGAGCTGCGCACCCAAGCGCTCCAGCCGCAGGAGCATGTCGCGGTTCAACGCGCGCAACGGCGTGACGTAGAGTGCTAAAAAGCCTTTCCGCGCGTTATTCTGTTTTTTATACGCGATAAGCTGATGGAGCACGGGCAAAACCGCTGCTTCTGTCTTCCCCGAGCCGGTCGGCGCTATCAATAACACGTCCTCGCCCGCTAAAATGCGCGGGATACTCAGCGCCTGTGGTTCCGTGGGTGCGGTGAAGGTCTCACCTACTACCGCTTGTATCTCTGCAGAGAGCAGCGAAAAGGCATTCATGCAGCCCGGTGTATCAGATCAATCAGACAGAACAAGTTACCTTATTACCTCTTTACCGCAGGCAGAGAAAAAGATCGGACCGCAAGCGGTGCGGTGACCACAAGGGCCTCTTACTGTTTCAATGACGCTTGCTCTGGACGTCAGTATGCATGACTCATAACGGTTCACCAAACTGCGCTGCGCCGAACTCACTCGACGTTCCCGGGCTCACTCCGCTTGGTCTTATTCAGGTTTGTTCCCGTCGGGTCTGCGATACGACGGCGCAGTCGCCAGATACCATCTCTTTTTCCCGCGATCGAATTTCGCGCCCATGCTCTTCATGAAGAGCGCCGTGCGATGCGGATCGATACCGAGTTCTTCAGCAAGCGTCAGTGTGGATGCGCCATTGCGCTCGCTGATGATGCGGCTCGCCCGCGAAACCATCTCCTCGCGCGGTGAGATGTAAGCGTCCAGTTCGTAATTCCAGGCCACATCCGCGACCAGCTTGAGGATAATGATGAAGACCGGGACGAGAATGAAGTACGAGATCCAGTGCGCGGTCACCAGCAGGTTCCAGACAAAGTGCATGACTACCGCGCCGAGGTAACCGAAGAAGATCATGCGGTGCTGCGCCTTGATCTTTGCCACACCGACCATCAGTCCAAAGAACCCGGTGAAGAGGATATGCCCCACGGCGATGGACCGCACCGCGGCAAGCTCAATCCCGAATTCCGCGGAGAAGCTATAGAGCACGTTCTCAACGATTTCAAAGCCGATAGCGACGGCCGCGCCGTAGACCAGGCCGTCCATCGGCCCTTCCAATACCGGATCTTTCCGCAGCCAGTAGAGATATATCCCTTTACAGGCCTCCTCAACAATCGGCGCACTGAGCATGCCAGCCCAGAAGAAGACGTACCGCTCAAGTATAATGGAGAGGATAACGGCGGGCACTGCGCCCCACGCCACGGCCTTTACGATCTGGCCCAGCGGCTCGGGCTCAAAGACGTCCTTCTGGTAGATATAGAGAAACCAGAGCACGCTAACAATAACGCTGATATAGACGATTTCAAGCATCACTATACCTGGGGTGACGCGCGGTATAAATGTTCCGCTGGTTTTCGCCCCGGGTCTCCTCGCTCAGTTTGCCTTTGCCGGAGTGCGACCAAGCTTTTATAACGGGCAGCGTCAACTATATCCTCAGGTGCGGACAGAGCACTATGATCGAAGTGGACGTGACGATACGGCTGAAGCACGGCGTGGCAGACCCTGAGGGCGCGAACACCCGAAAGGCATTGCAGTTGCTCGGGTTTACCAGCGTTCAGGCAGTGGAATCGATGAAGACGTTTCGAATCACTCTGGAGCAGGAGACCGGGAGCGGTGACGAGGCAGCGGTGAAGCGCGAGGTGGATGAGATGTGCAGGAAGCTGCTGGCCAACCCGGTGATTCACGATTACACGATCGAAGTCGTGCAGAGCAACGGTTAGTCAGCCGGGTAGCGCGCGAACGCTTGGCTTTCTTTATTACAATCGGCGATATGAAGGTGTGTGGTGAGAAGAGAGGTTCAGTGCGATGGTAGAGCTCGACCCCTGGGGTGTCACGGATATAACGGATTATTCACGGCTCTTTGACGAGTTCGGTATCTCGCGGTTCTCGGATATTCTCGGTCAGTTACAGCAGCCGCATCGGTACATGCGCAGAGGCATTATCGTGGGGCATCGCGGGTACGAGGACGTGGCGCGTGCGATGAACGAGCGGCGCCCGTTCGCGGTGATGAGCGGGTTCATGCCCTCGGGCAAGGTGCATCTCGGTGGCAAGATGGTGATGGACGAGATCATCTGGCACCAGCGCATGGGCGGCGACGCGTTCTCCTGTGTCGCGGATATGGAGGCGCACTCAGTGCGGGGCGTCTCGTGGAAGCAGTGCCGGGAGCTCGGGCTCAACGAGTATCTCGTGAGCCTGGTCGCGCTGGGCTTTGAGATAGAACAGGGCCATTTGTATTTCCAATCGGAGAACAAGCCGCTGCGTGATCTCGCGTTCGAGCTGGGCACGGCGGTGAACTTCAGCGAGATCAGCGCGATCTACGGGTTCAGGGGCGAGGTGAACATCGCGCACATGATCAGCGTTTTGGTGCAGAACGCGGACATTCTGCAGCCGCAGCTCCGCGAGTATACCGGCCCCAAACCGACCGTCATTCCCGTCGGCGTGGATCAGGACCCACATATCAGGTTAACGCGGGATATCGCCGCGCGGATGCGGATGTTCCGCGTGGAGACGCGGTTCGACCCCGAGCAGCGTCCGTATATCAGTATCCGTGCGAAGCATGCGGAGATCGGTGCGCTGGAGGAGCTCGCGGCGCGTATAGCAGGTGAGCAGAAGCTCCATGAGCTCCATCTTGATCTCTTCGCGATCGATGAAGACCAGATCGCGAGCCGATTGCGGGCGATTGAGGCGGTTGTCCAGGATGTTGAGCGCGATTACGGTGGTTACGGGTTCTGTCTGCCTGCAGCCACCTATCACCGGTTCGTGCAGGGCCTGACGGGCGGTAAGATGTCCTCGAGCGTTCCGGAGAGCTACATTGCGCTCACCGAGCCGCCGGAGGAGGCCGCGCAGAAGGTACACCGTGCGAAGACCGGCGGGCGCGTGACGGTAGAAGAGCAGAAGCAGCACGGCGGCGTGCCGGAGGATTGCACGATTTACGCGCTTTTGATGGTGCACCTTATTGAGGACGATGCGCATGCGAAGGAGATCTTTGAAGAGTGCAAGAGCGGGAGACGGCTGTGCAAGCAGTGCAAAGCAGAGGCTGCGGAGCTCATGCACTCGTTTCTGACGCAGCATCAGCGGGACCGCGCAGCGGCACGCGAAGCGCTGATGAAGCATGACGTGTACAAGCGGTGGTTCACGTAACCGTTCTCGCTCACGAAAGCAGCACGAGTGCGGGATTCTAACCGGCTCGTGCCAGCAGCTCTTTTACCTTCGTTACACCGTCAATGGCGTCTTTACAGTAGTAATCCGCGCCGATCTTCCGGGCAAAGTCCTCAGTGACCGCGCCGCCGCCGACGATAATCGGGACCGAGAGGCCCTGGCTGCGGAGATGCGAGATGACCTCAGCCATATATTCCCGTGTCGTTGTGAGCAATGCAGAGAGTGCGAGCACATCGGCTTTGCTCTCTGAAACGGCACGCGCGAAGCGCTCTTTATCCACATCGATACCCAGATCCACGACCCTGAAGCCCGCGGACGCGAGCATGATCTCAACCACCTCTTTACCGATATCGTGCACATCGCCCTTGACCGTGCCGATAACGACCGTACCGAGCGTCGTCCCTGCGGCTTTTGCTGCGCCTTCCTGCTCCAGGAACGGCCGGAGTATCTCCAGCGCTTTCTTCGCGTTCCAGCCGGAGACCATCAGCTCGGCATCGAAGTACCGCTCCCTGTAGCCTGCCCCGATCATTTCCAGTCCTGAGGTCAGCTTTTCAACGAGCTCGTATGCACTCATGCCCCGGCTCATGCGCTCCTCGATGTATGCTTCTATACGCAGCTTCCGTGTGTCGAGGAGCGCGTCAATGATCTGCTCGGTATTGCTCGCATCCATAGGATACCCAAGTATGCACAAAGCTTAAAAGATTTCAATCCGCATTTTAATTGTGAGTGTATGAAGATCGTTTTTACGGATTCAGGAATCGAAGCGGACCTCGTTGCGGACAAGACGATCCTCTCGTACGCGCAGGAGCTGGGGATCGAGATCAGCGCGCCCTGCGGTGGTGAGGGCACCTGCGGTCAGTGCCTCATTGAGGTTTTGAGCACACCGAGCGCGCTCTCGCGGAAGACCACGGCGGAGCGTCAATTCATCCGCAACGACGGCCACCGGCTCGCCTGCCAGGCGCGAGTTCGAAGCACCGAGGTGCCGATTTATATCCGTATTCCGCGGATCGCGTATTGTATTTTGGAGACGAGCGAGTTCTGGCCGGTGCAGGTCGACCCGTTTGTGCACCGTGAAGGCGATCGTGTCTTTTACGAATCCACCGCGGTTAACAACTTTACGGGCGAGATGCACGGTATTGCACTCGACATAGGAACCACCACGCTCGTGCTGTATCTTATAGATCTGGAAACGGGCGCGGTGCTCTCCGTCATCTCCCGTGAGAATCCCCAGAAGAAGTACGGGAACAACGTCATCTCCCGCATCGAGTTCGCACGAACGGGTCAGCAACTTCTGGAACGTGAGATCAGAATCGCCGTGAACGAGATGATCGCCCAGCTGACTGAGCGGCGGAACGTCTATGAGCTGGTCGTGGTTGGCAACCCGGTCATGCGCGATCTCTTCTTCGGCACGTCCGTGCAATCACTCGGGATAACGCCCTACGAGCCGCTGAGCACGGAACCGGTCCGTAAAACAGCGAGCGAGCTCGGGCTCGCGCTGAATCCAAACGCGCGCGTCTACGGCCTCCCGCTCGTGGGCAGCTTTGTGGGATCCGACGCTTTGGCGGTCGTTCTTGCCACCGAGATGTACAAACATAACCGGATCAGCATGGTCATTGACATCGGGACCAACACGGAGATCGTGCTCGGTAATCGGAACCGTCTGATTGCCACGTCATGCGCCGCGGGTCCGGCGTTCGAGGGGTGCAGTGTTCAGTTTGGCCTTGGGGGTGTCAGTGGCGCGATAAACGAAGTGCGGCTCGTCAACGGCACGGTGACCTACCGGACCATCCACCATGCTAAGCCGATCGGCATCTGCGGCTCGGGATTGATCGATGCGCTGGCCGTGCTCCTGGAGAACCGGATCATTAACGGCCGCGGGAAGTTCCTGGGCGATACCCGCGCATTTCACATAACTGATACCATCTGTCTGTTTGAGTCGGACATTGACAAGCTCAATCTGGCGAAGTCGGCCGTTTCGGTCGGTATCAAGGTGTTGCTGGAACGCTACGGGATCGAGCTCACTGATCTCGATCACCTTTACCTCGCCGGTGCGTTCGGCTATTACATCAATCTCGAGAACGCGATGCGTATCGGGCTCCTTCCGCCAATCGCGCTGGAGAAGGTGGAGAAGGTCGGTAACGCGGCGATCGAGGGCGCACGGCATGCGTTGATCTCGCGGACGAAACGAAAGGATGCGGAGACAGTTGCGCCGCAGATCGAGCACATCAAGCTCGATGAGGTGGAGAACTTCCAGGAGAAGTTCATTGGTGAGCTCTATTTCCAGAACTATCTTTATGGTATTGCCTAGCCGGTCGGCTCTTTTTATTTAAGCCACACCACACTACCGTTTATCGAGTTCATCGATAACAGATGACAACCGGTCTCGCTCTATTTTACCAACAATCTCCTCTTCTACACTCGTTCCCAGCTTTCGCTCCATGAATTGTTTAATTTCTTCCCTATTCCAACCTTTTCCCAGCGCTTTACCCCATAATGCACTCATTTGCGTTGCTGTTACCATACCCGGGCTTTCTATCGCACCGCCGAACTCAGCAATACTACGTGCGAGTTCCTTTTTCGTTACGTTAGCCAGGATCACAGCATCATCACTCGTCCCGAACCGCTCTTCGAGAACGCTTTTTACGCGCTCTCTATCCCAGCCTCTATCCAGCGCTTTTCCATACAACGCGCGCAGTTGTTGCGCTGTTGCTCTGTCGAGCCCGCCAAGAGGTTCCAGCGCTGCGAGTAGACCGTTGATCGTCTCACTTATACTCTCCAGCTCGCTGATCTCCTTTTCGACCGCAATGGTCTTCCCCTCTACAGGAACGGATACCGTTACTTTCGTGCTCATTTTTCGGTTTCCTCTCTCTGTTCGTTCGGGGATAGCGAACGCGAGCGAGGCGGGCAATCAGTAACGGGGCGATGTGCCGTACCGCCCATGCCGCGGTTGTGCCCTGCGGCCCTATCCTATCCTGCTGCCAGCGCCATCCGCTTCCGCACCCCATCTGAACGAGTAGTTACCGCACATACGCACATAAATATAGCTAGCATAAAAACCTTTCCTTGTTTTGGGCCATGAGGTGCGAGCACCGGTGCTGTGACCTCGACCGCGTTAGGAACGGGACGGCTAAGCATCGTTTCAGGGTAACGCAGCCTTGAGCGCGTCCAGCAGTAGTTTCCCGGCTTCTTGCATGATCGGCCGTTCAGGACCCATGTACGCGACGCACTCGTTATCGTGCAGTTGCAGCACCTGCTCCTCGAATTTCGGGTCCGTATAGGACATGCCGATCAGCTTCGCCGCCACTTTCGATGCGGAGCCGCAGGGTGTGTCACGCACCACCTTCACGCTCTCGATGATTTTCGTCTTCGGATTCACGTGCACGATCAGCTCCGGGCTACCGAACCGCGCGGCAAACGCCTGTATCTCCGGGTGCGCGCCCGACTTCAGTGCGCAGAGCGGCTCCTGGAATTCGAGGTGGATGCCCTCTTTCTCGAGCTCCTCGGTAATAGAATATTTACCCTCCGGGATCAGGTTGGGATCATCAATGGCCCAGAGGACCGCTTTGACCCCCAGCTTCGCCGCGATGATCGGAACGAGGTCACCGGCCTTCGGGAGTATCCCGAGCACGATGAGGAGATCAGCAGTGCAGAGGGGCAGATCGGCCGGGAGGTCCCGCTCGGGATCGTCGAGAGATAGGGAAGCCAGTTCAAGATCATAGATGCCAACGATACGGTCGGCGAACTCGCTCGCAGCTAGATGCTCGGCGATCAGCTCGCCAAACGAACCATGATAGAGGATATAGATCTGATTCATGAGCGTGTGCGCCCCGTCTTCTGCTCTGCTGCTCACATCGGTCTGGCAGGGGTACCGATTGCTGCAGGAGCTCAACAAACGGAAGTAACGGCGGTGGCTACGCCACTATTCTCGTGTATACCGCCCGGTAAACCTGAGAGAGATCGCCCTTCTCCTGTCTGAACACGTCTTTATCCAGGCTCCGGATCTCGCCGCGTGTCTCGTACGCTTCTTTATCCCAGAACCTGCAGACATCAGGTGTACCCACCTCGTCGCCGAGGATGATCTCACCGCACTTCTTGCAGCGACCGTACTCGAGCTTAAAATCGGCCAGAATGACCGCCTTTGCGCTCAGATACTCGCTCATGAGCTCACCGATGCGCCGCGTCGTAGCCTTGAGGAACTCGATCTCGGGCCGGTCCATCCATCCGTTCGCAACGAGCTCATCCTCAGTCACGGGACGATCGACCGTTTCGAACTTGGTGGTGAATTCCACAAAACTACTGGCGAGAGGCGTCCCTTCTGCCAGTTTCGTGCCCTCGTGCACGAACTCGCCAGTGAGCTGTACCTCACCGCGCTGATAGCGTCGCCAGAGCGAGCCGTAGAGGTAGTTCCGGGCGATGACCTCGACGGGCAGGATCTCGAGATCCTGAGCCACGAGCATGTTCGGTGGCACGAACTCCCGGAAGTGCGTTTTAATCCCTGCAGCTTCGAGCTGCTGGAACCAGAAACAGGAGAGCATGCAGCAGATCGTGCCCTTACCGGTATATTCCGCTTTCTTCAGCCCGTCGAAGGCCGTTACGCGGTCGGTAAAGACGAAGACGATATCGCCATCTGGCCGTTGATACAGGTCCTTCGCTTTCCCGCTTCGCAGATACGTCGCCTCGTTCATGAGCGTTCAGTAGGAATAGCTCGCTACTTTTATATATAAGTCTCTTCCTATAGCAAGCAAACGGAGAGCGTTTAGAGCGCGTAGCGTGGTCATGCAGGCCGTTTCTCATGCGGCGCTCTGTCTTCGTTACGCGGGATTCAGTTAGGCGAGAATGAGAACCGCCAATTTGAAACGGAGCACGAAGGAGACGAGTGTCAGTGTGGACTTGAACCTTGATGGCACGGGCACGAGCGAGATCAGCACGACGATCAGATTCTTCGATCATATGCTCGCGACCTTTGCGAAGCACGGGTTCTTCGACCTGGAGGTGAATGCCGCGGGCGACCTGAGCCACCATATCATCGAGGATACCGGTATCGTTCTGGGCGAGGCGTTCAAGAAGGCCCTGGGAGCTGCGGACTCAGCGGACCGCGCGGCGATCGTGCGATTCGGGTCGGCCACGGTGCCTATGGACGAGTCGATCGCGGGTTGTGCCGTGGATCTCGGCGGAATCGGCGGTGTAGGCCGCGGTTATACGGTATTCGAGGCGGAGTTCGAGAAAGAGCAGGTGGAGGACATCAGCACTGAGAACATCCCCCATTTCATCACGACCTTCGCCACGCACGCGAGCTTCACGATCCACGTCTGGGCACGGGGCGAGAACGAGCACCATAAGATCGAGGCGATCTTCAAGGCCTTAGCGATCGCTCTGGATCGTGCGACACGGCTTGAAGAGCGTAAGACGGCGAAGGTCAGGTAGGTAGTGCAGGGTATTGAGCGTGCGAGATGTGGACTGAGGATTACAGACCGAAGCGGTTGGATGAGCTCATTGGTCATGATGAGGTGGTGAAGCGGCTGCAGGGCTTTGTCAAGGAGCAGACGGTGCCGAACCTCCTGCTCTGGGGGCCACCAGGCTCAGGCAAGACCTCGGTGGTCTACGCGCTGTCGCAGGAGCTCTACGGCGAGTTTTACCGTGAGAACCTCATGCACATAGAGACCGCGGATTTCGTAGAGGGTGGCAAGAGATGGTTGAAGGAGACCAAGCGGTTCAAGTTCTTTTATAACGAGCAGAAGTCCGCGATCGTTATGTTCAAGGACATGCTCCGCGAATATGCCGCGTTGGCACCGATCAATGCGAGCTTCAAGCTCCTGTATTTCAGTAATGCCGATTTGCTGCCCTGGAATGTGCAGCACGCGTTGCGCCGGATCATGGAGCGGAGCAACAGAACCTGCCGGTTCATCTTCGCCACCACGAAACCCGCGAGCATCATTCCGGCTATACGGTCACGCTGCCTGAATCTGCATTTCCGGTCGCTCGCGCAAACGGGCGCGCTGGATCAGCTGCTCGGTGTGGTCGCCCAGCGTGAGGGGATAACGCTTACCGCGGAGGGTCTGGCGGCCCTGGGCGATTACGCACGGGGCGATGCGCGTACTGCACTCCTGATCCTGGAAGCCGCGACGGCACGAGCGGGACCGGAACCGCCGGTGATCATCGATGCGACCCGTATAGCAGCAGTTGCGGCGAACGTGTTTTTCCAGCGCCAGCAAGCGGAGGGGTTGCTCGAATCTGCGTTACGCGGTCGTTACAGGGATGTGCGGGCACGGTTGGAATTCCTGATGCGTGTGGAGCGCGTGGGAGGCCGTGAGCTGCTGCTGGAGCTCCATGAGGCAGTGCGACGGAAGATGCAGCGCGAGATGACGCCTGAGGATCGGGACCGGTATGCACGGGTCATCGTGCACGAGGCTGAGGCTGACCTCAAACTCTGCACCGCGCTACATCCGCTGATACCGCTCGATGAGCTGTTAGCGACGATCGCCTTTCGCGACTGACTGAACGGGTCGTCAGCCCGCGTCACACGCCGCCTTCCACCATCGCTCTGAATGCCTGCTCGTCGAGTATAGTAATCCTGAGCTTCTGCGCCTGCTGGTATTTCGAGCCGGGCTCTTCGCCAGCCACCAGGTAATCAGTCCGTTTCGAGACGCTCGAGGCCACCTTGCCGCCCCTGCGCTCGACGAGCGCCTTTGCTTCCTCACGGGGCAGGGATATGCGGCCCGTGAAGACGAAGGTCTTCCCTTTCAGTGCCGGTGGCGCTGCAGTAGCGGCTGCTGCTTTGATCTCGTACTTCACGCCTGCGCGCTCCAGCTTCTGCAGCAGTTGTTTGGTACCCGGCTGCGCGAAGAACAGGCGGATGCTCTTCGCCACCTCCGGGCCGATTTCCGGTATGCCGGTCAGGTCGTCATACGTGGCGTTCTGGAGCGCTTCCAGCGTGAGGAACTGCTCAGCGAGCAGTGATGCGGTATGCTCACCCACGTGTCGTATCCCGAGCGCGTGGATGAGCCGTGCGAAGCTGGTATGCTTGCTCCGGTCGAGCGCGAGGAGTATTTTCTGCGCTGACTTCTCACCCATTCGCTCCAGGCGTACGAGCTCGCGTTTCGTTAAGAAGAAGAGATCAGCGGGATCGGCGACCATGCCGCGATCCACCAGTTGCTCGATCACCTTCTCACCCAGCCCCTCGATGTTCAGTGCACGGAGCGCGGCGAAATGCTTGATGCGCTCCTTCAGCTGTGCCGGGCAGGCGACACCGATGCAGCGCGCAATCGGCCCTTCCTTGATCACGTCCGAGCCACAGACCGGGCAGTTCTGGGGCATCTGGAACGCCTGCTCCTTACCGGTTCGTTTCGAGGTGATCACGCTCACCACCTCGGGGATCACGTCGCCCGCCCGTTCGACCACCACGGTATCGCCGATCCGCACGTCCTTTCTTCTGAGCTCGTCCTCGTTATGGAGCGTTGCCCGGCTCACGGTCACGCCGGCGATCTGCACCGGCTCAAGGATCGCAACGGGCGTGAGTGCACCGGTCCGTCCCACCTGGACGATGATATCGTTCACCCGTGTGAATTCCTCACGCGCGGGGAATTTGTAGGCGATCGCCCAGCGTGGGCTCCGTGAAATGGTCCCCAGCAGCTCCTGCTGCGCGATGTTGTTCACCTTCACGACGACGCCGTCGATCTCGTAATCAAGCTGGTCACGCTGCTGCTGCACGGTGTTATGGTAACGGATCACGGCGTCGATATCCGTGAACTGTTGGATCAACGGATTTATCCTGAAGCCGATCTGTTTCAGATACGCCAGTGCCTCCTTTTGCGACGAAACGGTTCTGCCTTCGAGGCGGCCGATCCCATAGGCGAAGAAGTCGAGCGGCCGAGCGGCCGTGACCTTCGGATCGAGCTGCCGTACCGAGCCAGCAGCGGCATTACGGGGATTGGCGAAGGTCTTCTCACCGCGTTCGCCCAGTTTCGTGTTCAGCGCCCTGAATTTGCTGAGCGGCATGTAAACCTCGCCACGCACCTCGAGCAGGGCTGGTGGTGCGGTTTCATCAGGCGCATCAGCACGGATGCGTAACGGTATCGAGTTAATCGTCCGCAGGTTCTGGGTGAT
The nucleotide sequence above comes from Methanomicrobia archaeon. Encoded proteins:
- a CDS encoding DEAD/DEAH box helicase; the protein is MNAFSLLSAEIQAVVGETFTAPTEPQALSIPRILAGEDVLLIAPTGSGKTEAAVLPVLHQLIAYKKQNNARKGFLALYVTPLRALNRDMLLRLERLGAQLELRIDVRHGDTSMYARRRQALEPPDILITTPETIQAMIPGARLREHLKSVRHVILDEVHELANSKRGAQLTIALERIAELAGGFQRICLSATVGNPEQVAKYFAGQRRTMQVVNTVSTKALQIAVLSPQRAPQDMRAAQSAGVEPDVLAHVRALREIVNAEGNESTLIFVNTRRAAEMLGSIMNRFEPGLIGVHHGSLSKEMRIEAEDRLKSGAIKGLICTSSMELGIDIGTIDMVVQYASPREVTRLVQRVGRASHSFQTTSSGKIIALSPDDVAEAVVITERAKGGKIEDIKLKEGSMDVLANQICGLLLDTSVISLEKLRAVLIRAYPFRDLTREALLRVIAQLEAEGLVKYEAEKLWRSKGTRAYYYENLSMIPDERKIEVYDIVSGKLICMLDERFALNFADPGALFVAKGDTWRIVDTELDAEDGLAKLRVEPGVKRKGEIPNWEGEEIPVPFVIAQDVGQLRARIAAARARGVSTADLNNELEQEYGVSAGCFESLIALLSQQLEQDYPVPTAQTLVIEIASDHQEVVFNTCWGHQVNETFGRLLITLLGARLGMDIAMEIDPYRIKVRSGRAVSRDAVQQTLAAIEPQYVQALLEKTIRNSFLFRWELMNVAKRFGALRKQFDRKRISADKLIALFADTPIYTETVRELFADKLDVERTVEVVKKIKSGEIRVLFSAHGVSPVGAAGYTSWRDMLASERDEQLIIEALRNRIMNDRVLLFCVHCKRWEARRHVKTVIDQGQAGLVCPVCSSRLIAALKPWEDEEIRLVKQAAAHNTGARAERARVKRVYRNANLVLSHGPRAVVALAARGVGPEIASRIIRRVNPAVPATETEAEEHRFYRQILDEERKYARTKRFWE
- a CDS encoding PrsW family intramembrane metalloprotease, which encodes MLEIVYISVIVSVLWFLYIYQKDVFEPEPLGQIVKAVAWGAVPAVILSIILERYVFFWAGMLSAPIVEEACKGIYLYWLRKDPVLEGPMDGLVYGAAVAIGFEIVENVLYSFSAEFGIELAAVRSIAVGHILFTGFFGLMVGVAKIKAQHRMIFFGYLGAVVMHFVWNLLVTAHWISYFILVPVFIIILKLVADVAWNYELDAYISPREEMVSRASRIISERNGASTLTLAEELGIDPHRTALFMKSMGAKFDRGKKRWYLATAPSYRRPDGNKPE
- the purS gene encoding phosphoribosylformylglycinamidine synthase, purS protein, whose product is MIEVDVTIRLKHGVADPEGANTRKALQLLGFTSVQAVESMKTFRITLEQETGSGDEAAVKREVDEMCRKLLANPVIHDYTIEVVQSNG
- a CDS encoding tryptophan--tRNA ligase — encoded protein: MVELDPWGVTDITDYSRLFDEFGISRFSDILGQLQQPHRYMRRGIIVGHRGYEDVARAMNERRPFAVMSGFMPSGKVHLGGKMVMDEIIWHQRMGGDAFSCVADMEAHSVRGVSWKQCRELGLNEYLVSLVALGFEIEQGHLYFQSENKPLRDLAFELGTAVNFSEISAIYGFRGEVNIAHMISVLVQNADILQPQLREYTGPKPTVIPVGVDQDPHIRLTRDIAARMRMFRVETRFDPEQRPYISIRAKHAEIGALEELAARIAGEQKLHELHLDLFAIDEDQIASRLRAIEAVVQDVERDYGGYGFCLPAATYHRFVQGLTGGKMSSSVPESYIALTEPPEEAAQKVHRAKTGGRVTVEEQKQHGGVPEDCTIYALLMVHLIEDDAHAKEIFEECKSGRRLCKQCKAEAAELMHSFLTQHQRDRAAAREALMKHDVYKRWFT
- a CDS encoding cobalamin-binding protein, which translates into the protein MDASNTEQIIDALLDTRKLRIEAYIEERMSRGMSAYELVEKLTSGLEMIGAGYRERYFDAELMVSGWNAKKALEILRPFLEQEGAAKAAGTTLGTVVIGTVKGDVHDIGKEVVEIMLASAGFRVVDLGIDVDKERFARAVSESKADVLALSALLTTTREYMAEVISHLRSQGLSVPIIVGGGAVTEDFARKIGADYYCKDAIDGVTKVKELLARAG
- a CDS encoding DUF4445 domain-containing protein produces the protein MKIVFTDSGIEADLVADKTILSYAQELGIEISAPCGGEGTCGQCLIEVLSTPSALSRKTTAERQFIRNDGHRLACQARVRSTEVPIYIRIPRIAYCILETSEFWPVQVDPFVHREGDRVFYESTAVNNFTGEMHGIALDIGTTTLVLYLIDLETGAVLSVISRENPQKKYGNNVISRIEFARTGQQLLEREIRIAVNEMIAQLTERRNVYELVVVGNPVMRDLFFGTSVQSLGITPYEPLSTEPVRKTASELGLALNPNARVYGLPLVGSFVGSDALAVVLATEMYKHNRISMVIDIGTNTEIVLGNRNRLIATSCAAGPAFEGCSVQFGLGGVSGAINEVRLVNGTVTYRTIHHAKPIGICGSGLIDALAVLLENRIINGRGKFLGDTRAFHITDTICLFESDIDKLNLAKSAVSVGIKVLLERYGIELTDLDHLYLAGAFGYYINLENAMRIGLLPPIALEKVEKVGNAAIEGARHALISRTKRKDAETVAPQIEHIKLDEVENFQEKFIGELYFQNYLYGIA